Sequence from the Streptomyces sp. NBC_00440 genome:
TCTGGTCGTACCGAAGGACCGGATCCACTCGACGACCGGGCTCATCCTGCGGACCGAGAAGTCGGTGCTGTTCGTGATCCCGTGGGGGCGCCACTGGATCGTGGGAACCACGGACACCGACTGGGACCTCGACAAGGCGCATCCGGCCGCGTCCAGCGCCGACATCGACTACCTGCTCGAACACGTCAACTCGGTGCTCGCCGTGCCGCTGACGCGCGACGACGTGCAGGGTGTGTACGCCGGCCTGCGGCCCCTGCTGGCCGGGGAGTCCGACGCGACCAGCAAGCTCTCGCGGGAGCACACGGTGGCGCATCCGGTTCCGGGGCTCGTGGTCGTCGCGGGCGGCAAGTACACGACCTACCGTGTGATGGCGAAGGACGCGGTGGACGAGGCGGTGCACGGGCTGGACCAGCGGGTTGCCGAGTGCGTCACGGAGAATGTGCCGCTGATCGGCGCCGAGGGGTACAACGCCCTGTGGAACGCGCGGGCGCGCATCGCCAAGCGGACGGGTCTGCATGTGGCCCGGGTGGAACACCTGCTGAACCGCTTCGGTGCGATGACCCAGGAGATCCTCGACCTCATCACCGAGGACCCGTCGCTGGGTGAACCGCTCGGGGGCGCCGACGACTACCTGCGGGCGGAGGTCGTCTACGCGGCTTCGCACGAGGGGGCCAGGCACCTGGACGACGTACTCACCCGGCGCACGCGCATCTCGATCGAGACGTTCGACCGGGGCACGCGCAGCGCACGGGAGGCCGCCGAGCTGATGGCCAAGGTGCTGGGCTGGGACAAGAACCGCGTCGAGGCGGAGATCGAGCACTACGAGAAGCGGGTCGAGGCAGAACGGGAGTCCCAGCGCCAGCCGGACGACCTGACGGCGGACGCCGCGCGGCTGGGGGCGCCGGACATCGTGCCGCTGGAATGAGCAACTGGGGTGAGTGGGGGAGTCGGTGAGCCGGTAGGTGGGGGAGTGAGCGGGTGAGCGGGTGGGGTCGGGGCCGGGGTGGGCTCCGGCAGTGGATGGCCGGCCGGCCCGGGTGGTGGTCCGGTTGGGAGGGTGGTCCCGCCGGGACGGTTGTGCGGTCGGCCGCCGGTGTGTGGTCGGCCGCCGGGATGCGGGGCCCAGCCGGTCGGGACCTGCTTCGGCAGGGTCCCGGCCGAAGCGGGTCCCGGCCGGCGCAGGTGGAACTCCTCATCGGGGACGGCCGTTTCGAGGTAGGAGGCCGAGCCGGGACGAGTTGGACCGAGCAGGGCGGGGGCCGGGGGCAGTGGTGTATACGAAGCGGGAGGGCGCCGTACGCCTGCTTGACCTCGGGTTCTCCGGGCAGGGACTGGGTGGTGCCGGCAAGCGGTACCGGGATCGGCCGCGGTGGCGAGCGGCAGGTGCGACACCGGCGTGGCAGGAAACGCCTCCCGCATGGCCCATGATGGTCGCCCACGGACCCGGCACCATCATCGGTGCCGGAGTGAGAGACAATGGACGCTCTGCCAGGGCGGGTTGAATGCAGAGGGGACGCATGTCGGAGGCGGAGCAGGCGAAGGACACCGAGGGGCGCCTCCTGGCTGGGCGGTACCGGCTCGGGGGTGTGCTCGGCAAGGGCGGCATGGGCACCGTCTGGCGGGCTGTGGACGAGACGCTCGGCCGCACCGTCGCGGTGAAGGAACTGCGTTTCCCCTCGGCCATCGACGAGGACGAGAAGCGCAGACTCGTGACGCGTACGCTGCGCGAGGCCAAGGCGATTGCCCGGATCCGTAACAACGGAGCGGTCACTGTCTACGACGTGGTCGACGAGGACGACCGGCCGTGGATCGTCATGGAGCTCGTCGAGGGCTGCTCGCTGGCCGAGTTGGTACGGGAGAAAGGCGTCCTCACGCCGGTACGCGCGGCCGAGGTGGGCCTCGCCATTCTCGATGTGCTGCGCCTCGCGCACCGTGAGGGCATCCTGCACCGCGATGTGAAGCCGTCCAATGTGCTGATCGCCGAGGACGGCCGGGTCGTGCTGACCGACTTCGGGATCGCCCAGGTCGAGGGCGACCCGTCGGTGACCTCGACCGGGATGCTGGTCGGCGCGCCCTCGTACATCTCGCCCGAGCGGGCCCGCGGCCACAAGCCCGGCCCGCCGGCCGACCTGTGGTCGCTGGGCGGGCTGCTGTACGCGAGCACCGAGGGCGTGCCGCCGTACGACAAGGGGTCGGCCATCGCGACCCTGACCGCGGTGATGACCGAACCGGTGGACCCGCCGAAGAACGCGGGAGCCCTGTCGGAGGTCATCTACGGTCTGCTCGCCAAGGACCCGGACCAGCGCCTCGACGACGCGGGCGCCCGCCGCCTGCTGAACGACGTGATCCACGCTCCGGAGCCGGAAGCCGCTGCCGAGCCGGTCGCGGCCGACGCGACGCGGGTCGTGCCGCTGCCGCCGGTTCCCGACGAGCCCGGGGACGCCCCGGAGTCCAGACCCGCGAAGCCCGTCAGGGCGCCCAAGCCGGCCAAGGAGCCCAGGCCCGCCAAGACGCCCAGGCCTCAGAAGGTCAGGGACACCGCTGCGGCCGACCGGGTGCGCAGCGCGCTGAACTCCGTACGGAACGCCAGGTCCGAGTCCGCTCCGGCCAAGCCGGCCACCGCGCCGGGCGGGCCGCCCGCCCGGGTCAGGGCACCGCTCACCGATGTCGTACCGCGCCGCACCCTGGTGATAATCGCGGCCGTTGTCGCACTCGCGGTGCTCGGAACGGTCCTCGCCTTCGCTCTCAACGGGCCCGGGGACAAGGGTAATCAGAGCAAGTCCAAGGGTGACAAGAGCGCTTCGAGTGGTGCGACGGCCGGGGGCGACAGCAAGAACGACGGCAAGGGAACGGACAAGGGGAAGACGGGCGACCAGGGGAAGAACGACGATCAGGGCAAGGGGAAGGGCGGCGAGAACGCGTCGCCATCGCCCGACGGCAAGGCGTCCACACAGCCTGCCGCCGACGCACTGCCCAGCGGGTACAAGAAGGTGACGGACGGTAGGTTCCGCTTCACGATGGCCATGCCCGCCGGGTTCCACCGCACAGCCATAGCGGGTGTGAGCTCGGGTGGGATCTACAACAAGTCCAGGGGTGGCTTCCCGCGCGTCCAGATCGACTTCAACGACTCGCCCAAGGACGACGCGGCCGCCGCCTGGCAGGCAGCGGTCGGTGGGCTGTCGGCCAGCGTCGGCGGTTACAAGCACCTCGGCATACACAAGGTCGAGTACAACGGCTATCCGACCGTCGCTGACTGGTCGTTCGAGCGTGACCAGAACGGCCAGCGGGTCCGGGTGCTGAACCGGGGATTCAAGGTGGACGCCCAGCGCGGCTACTCCATCATGATCACCTGCAAGGCGAGCGACTGGAACGGCGACGACTGCACCACTCTGCGTAATACGGCGTTCAAGACGTTCGCTCCCAAGAAGTGACCCAGGACACGTATTGTGAGAGGACGCGGACCGTACGCAGCCGCAATAGGCCTGTAATCGACCGTATTTGACGGATTGATGCGGATTAACACGGATTAATACGGGTCGATGTTGATCGATACGGCTTGATGTGGTCCCTGAGACCAGGGAACAGCGCGCTCCGGGGAGGCGTCGTGGACGAGTACGCGGGAAGGGTCCTTGCCGACCGCTACCGCCTTCCGCTGCTGCCCGGCGACGAGTTCGAGCCTGCGGAGATCCGCGCGTTCGACACCTACAGCGGGCAGGAAGTCCTCGTCCGGCAGGTGCCGCTGCCTGAGGTCGTGGACGCGGAGATGCTCGATGAGAGCGGCGCGGGGACGGGCTTCGGCGGCGGGCCGGCCGGGGGATTGCACGGGGGATCGGACGGCCGGTCGGACGGCGGGCCGGGCGCCGGGGTTTCCCAGGCGCGGCGCGCGTCGGCCCGTACCACTCGCAGGCCTGCCGAACCCGCTGTGCGGCGGGCCATGGAGGCGGCGCAGTCCGCGGCGCAGATTCCCGACCACCCCCGGCTGGACCAGGTCTTCGATGTCTTCGCGGAGGGCGGATCGCTCTGGGTGGTGAGCGAACTCGTCGAAGCCACCCCGCTGGCCGCGATGCTCGCCGAGCGCCCCCTGAACCCGTACCGCGCGGCGGAGATCGCCTCCGACGTGCTCACTGCTCTGCGCGTGCTGCACGCCCATGGGTGGACCCACCGCAACATCACCGCCCGGACCGTACTGGTCTGCGACGACGGCCGGGTGGTCCTGACCGGGCTGGCGGCAGGAGCGGCGGAGGAGGCGCTGTGCGGTTACGACCCGGTGCCGGCCGCGGAGTTATCGCAGCCAGGCGTTGAAGCGGGCGGGGACCTCGGGTTCGATTCTCCGGCCGCGCCAGAAGTGGATGGGGCGGAGGGGCCGTACGGGGCGGGTGGGGCGTACGAGGCAGAGGAGCCGTACGGGGCGGAGGATTCGCACGGGGCGGGGGATTCGCACGGGGCAGAGGATTCGCACGGGGCGGGCGGGGCGTACGCGTACGGGACTGAGGGGCCGTACGGGGTGGATGCGCCGGGGGCTGTGGGTGGGCCGGCCGGCGGGGAGTTGGGCCGGGTCAGTGGAGACTTGCGGCCGGGTGCCGAGCAGGCGCTTCCGGCCGGGCCTGCGCTGCCGCCCGGCTACACCCAGGACGAGCGGCGCGGGCAGCCGGGCGGGCAGATGTACGACCAGCTGCAGGACGCGCCCGGTGCCGCAGGTCCGGAGCCCGGACTGCCCGCCGCCAGCGGTGGCGGCGGGGTTTCGGCGGGGGACGTCCGTGCCGCCCGGGCCGGTGCCATCGCCGCCTACCGTGCGGGTGCACGGGCTGCGGCACGTGTCAGCGGGAACGAGCAGGGGACCGACGCCGGGGCCTTTCCGGTCCAGCGACCGGCGTCCGGGTCTTCGCAGCCAGGGCGGCAGGAACCGGCCGGGTTCCGGCACGGAGCACAGTCGCGTTCCGGCGCCGGGGAGGGCATGCGCGCCGACGACCTGCGCGGTGCCCACGACCGGGAGGCTCAGGAACGGGAGGCTCAGGAACGGGCAGCACGGAGCCGGAGCGCCCAGGACCGGGAGGCCGACGGCCTGCCCGGTGCCCCCGAGCACAGTGCCCCCGAGCACAGTGTCCATGAGCACGGTGCCCACGGGCAGAGCGCTCACGGGCAGAGCACCAACCAGTACAGCGCCCACGACCGGGCCGCTCACCAGCAGCCCCACGACCGGACCGCCCACGCCCCCGGCACCCCCGGCCCCCGTGCGGCCGTTGCCGTGCCGGACGGGTGGGATGAGGACTCGGCGGGGTCCGCGGCGCCCGCACGCCGGGGGCCCGGGACGGCGCTCGCCGCCGAGCGGGCCCGGCAGGCGCGTATCACCGTCGTGGGCGCCGTCACCGAACGGTGGGCGCCCGAGCAGGCGGGCCCCGTCCACGGCAACTGGCAGCTGGCCGCCCCGGTCGGGCCCGCCACCGATCTGTGGGCGCTGGGGGCGCTGCTCTTCCGGGCCGTCCAGGGCCACGCCCCGTACCCGGAGGAGAGCGCCGCCGAACTCGTCCAGCTGGTGTGCGCCGAACCTCCCGCGTTCGCGGAGGAGTGTGGCCCGCTGCGGCCCGTGGTCGAGTCGCTGCTGCGTCAGGACCCCACGGAGCGGCCGGACATAGAGGAACTGCGCGGCTGG
This genomic interval carries:
- a CDS encoding serine/threonine-protein kinase codes for the protein MSEAEQAKDTEGRLLAGRYRLGGVLGKGGMGTVWRAVDETLGRTVAVKELRFPSAIDEDEKRRLVTRTLREAKAIARIRNNGAVTVYDVVDEDDRPWIVMELVEGCSLAELVREKGVLTPVRAAEVGLAILDVLRLAHREGILHRDVKPSNVLIAEDGRVVLTDFGIAQVEGDPSVTSTGMLVGAPSYISPERARGHKPGPPADLWSLGGLLYASTEGVPPYDKGSAIATLTAVMTEPVDPPKNAGALSEVIYGLLAKDPDQRLDDAGARRLLNDVIHAPEPEAAAEPVAADATRVVPLPPVPDEPGDAPESRPAKPVRAPKPAKEPRPAKTPRPQKVRDTAAADRVRSALNSVRNARSESAPAKPATAPGGPPARVRAPLTDVVPRRTLVIIAAVVALAVLGTVLAFALNGPGDKGNQSKSKGDKSASSGATAGGDSKNDGKGTDKGKTGDQGKNDDQGKGKGGENASPSPDGKASTQPAADALPSGYKKVTDGRFRFTMAMPAGFHRTAIAGVSSGGIYNKSRGGFPRVQIDFNDSPKDDAAAAWQAAVGGLSASVGGYKHLGIHKVEYNGYPTVADWSFERDQNGQRVRVLNRGFKVDAQRGYSIMITCKASDWNGDDCTTLRNTAFKTFAPKK
- a CDS encoding protein kinase; the protein is MDEYAGRVLADRYRLPLLPGDEFEPAEIRAFDTYSGQEVLVRQVPLPEVVDAEMLDESGAGTGFGGGPAGGLHGGSDGRSDGGPGAGVSQARRASARTTRRPAEPAVRRAMEAAQSAAQIPDHPRLDQVFDVFAEGGSLWVVSELVEATPLAAMLAERPLNPYRAAEIASDVLTALRVLHAHGWTHRNITARTVLVCDDGRVVLTGLAAGAAEEALCGYDPVPAAELSQPGVEAGGDLGFDSPAAPEVDGAEGPYGAGGAYEAEEPYGAEDSHGAGDSHGAEDSHGAGGAYAYGTEGPYGVDAPGAVGGPAGGELGRVSGDLRPGAEQALPAGPALPPGYTQDERRGQPGGQMYDQLQDAPGAAGPEPGLPAASGGGGVSAGDVRAARAGAIAAYRAGARAAARVSGNEQGTDAGAFPVQRPASGSSQPGRQEPAGFRHGAQSRSGAGEGMRADDLRGAHDREAQEREAQERAARSRSAQDREADGLPGAPEHSAPEHSVHEHGAHGQSAHGQSTNQYSAHDRAAHQQPHDRTAHAPGTPGPRAAVAVPDGWDEDSAGSAAPARRGPGTALAAERARQARITVVGAVTERWAPEQAGPVHGNWQLAAPVGPATDLWALGALLFRAVQGHAPYPEESAAELVQLVCAEPPAFAEECGPLRPVVESLLRQDPTERPDIEELRGWLRSLVRSAPEPDAGQGIVPVPPVDATRLPIVRRRGELVRRRRRTSGGDGVHGRHRQQRKGGRRREQGPAGSARPVQSAQSVQPVHSVAAGPPDWSEPAGRRPGPDAKPRSLGRTLLVVILVVLVAALVYALKFMPKADDSGHGNTGAPASVPTASASGQPNSPVSGGSGQSQQPGSAGTPQSPQGTEPDSGGPAAGYAIRKDPEGFQVAVAKDWERRPVNDADQVRFLGGDFELVVVPGRDSVKDEGADPMAYQRDKERELKPFRDSTWSSASGLRRIDVGKQAMAEGQFTWQDGSGREVYVRNVAMIIAGRYHIVQVIGPEAQRDKVTEIYEQAVATYRTVT
- a CDS encoding glycerol-3-phosphate dehydrogenase/oxidase, translating into MRTATLGPEERAQALAGMAERELDVLVVGGGVVGAGTALDAATRGLVTGLVEARDWASGTSSRSSKLIHGGLRYLEMLDFALVREALKERGLLLERLAPHLVKPVPFLYPLQHKGWERWYAGSGVALYDAMSVSSGHGRGLPMHRHLTRKHALRVAPALKKDALVGALQYYDAQMDDARYVATLARTAASYGALVANRAKVTGFLREGERVVGARVQDVEGGGEYEIRAKQVVNATGVWTDDTQGLIAERGQFHVRASKGIHLVVPKDRIHSTTGLILRTEKSVLFVIPWGRHWIVGTTDTDWDLDKAHPAASSADIDYLLEHVNSVLAVPLTRDDVQGVYAGLRPLLAGESDATSKLSREHTVAHPVPGLVVVAGGKYTTYRVMAKDAVDEAVHGLDQRVAECVTENVPLIGAEGYNALWNARARIAKRTGLHVARVEHLLNRFGAMTQEILDLITEDPSLGEPLGGADDYLRAEVVYAASHEGARHLDDVLTRRTRISIETFDRGTRSAREAAELMAKVLGWDKNRVEAEIEHYEKRVEAERESQRQPDDLTADAARLGAPDIVPLE